The Arachis hypogaea cultivar Tifrunner chromosome 16, arahy.Tifrunner.gnm2.J5K5, whole genome shotgun sequence genome contains a region encoding:
- the LOC112756440 gene encoding LOW QUALITY PROTEIN: cellulose synthase-like protein D5 (The sequence of the model RefSeq protein was modified relative to this genomic sequence to represent the inferred CDS: deleted 1 base in 1 codon) — protein MVKSPSSPSPVTITVSSGGKESGSRSIGLTSPVPRASISNNPNSPLRRASGGGGGSVVRRLSGGGANNYSSISNTTEEFNSEYYTYTVQIPATPERQPLTTSQTSLPEYGNNTGKPETSYISGTIFTGGFNSVTRGHVIECSMEQEEPTKKTKSMCGMKGCDEKAIQGRSSGGPCECGFKICRECYLECVGNGGGKCPGCKEPYKYVSDDEDDDGKDYDDDDDDERVSEAEDQALPLPSMAEFKLDKRLSVVKSFKAQNHPPDFDHNRWLFETKGTYGYGNAVWPKDGHGAGSASEIRPDFGEKARRPLTRKVGVSAAILSPYRLLILFRLVALGLFLTWRIRHPNREAMWLWGMSITCELWFAFSWLLDQLPKLCPVNRVTDLSVLKERFESPNLRNPKGRSDLPGIDVFVSTADPEKEPPLVTANTILSILAVDYPVEKIACYLSDDGGALLTFEALAETASFARIWVPFCRKHSIEPRNPEAYFGQKRDFLKNKVRLDFVRERRRVKREYDEFKVRINSLPESIRRRSDAYNAHEELRAKKKQSEAGITASEPIKVPKATWMSDGAYWPGTWASAEPDHSRGDHEGIIQAMLAPPNAEEEFGSEADAENLIDTTGVDIRLPMLVYVSREKRPGYDHNKKAGAMNALVRTSAIMSNGPFILNLDCDHYIYNSLALREGMCFMLDRGGDRICYVQFPQRFEGIDPSDRYANHNTVFFDVSMRALDGLQGPMYVGTGCIFRRTALYGFSPPRATEHHGWFGRRKIKLFLRKPKKSKKEEDEVAVAINDDDADIETLLLPKRFGNSTSLAASIPVAEYQGRLLQDLQGKGTHGRPAGSLAVPREPLDAATVAEAISVISCFYEDKTEWGKRVGWIYGSVTEDVVTGYRMHNRGWRSVYCVTKRDAFRGTAPINLTDRLHQVLRWATGSVEIFFSKNNAMLASPRMKFLQRVAYFNVGMYPFTSMFLIVYCFLPAISLFTGKFIVQSLSATFLVFLLGITITLCLLALLEIKWSGITLHDWWRNEQFWLIGGTSAHPAAVLQGLLKVIAGVDISFTLTSKSATPEDGDDEFADLYVVKWSFLMVPPITIMMVNMIAIAVGVARTIYSPFPQWSKLVGGVFFSFWVLCHLFPFAKGLMGRRGKVPTIVYVWSGLLSIIISLLWVYISPPSGAAQNYMNFQFP, from the exons ATGGTGAAATCCCCTTCCTCTCCCTCTCCTGTGACCATAACGGTCTCTTCCGGAGGAAAAGAAAGCGGAAGCAGAAGCATAGGACTAACCAGTCCAGTTCCGCGCGCTTCCATCTCCAATAACCCTAATTCCCCCCTAAGGAGAGCTTCTGGTGGCGGCGGCGGCAGTGTTGTAAGGAGGTTATCAGGCGGAGGAGCCAACAACTATTCCTCAATTTCAAATACTACAGAAGAATTCAACTCAGAGTACTACACATACACTGTTCAAATTCCTGCCACTCCTGAACGCCAGCCATTGACAACCTCACAGACAAGCCTTCCCGAATATGGCAATAACACCGGAAAACCCGAGACAAGCTACATCTCAGGAACAATCTTCACTGGAGGGTTCAACTCCGTGACCCGAGGGCATGTCATTGAGTGTTCCATGGAGCAAGAGGAGCcaacaaagaaaactaaatccATGTGTGGAATGAAAGGCTGCGACGAGAAAGCGATTCAAGGAAGGTCCAGCGGTGGTCCTTGCGAGTGCGGGTTCAAGATATGCAGAGAGTGTTACTTGGAATGTGTCGGAAATGGAGGAGGCAAGTGCCCTGGTTGCAAAGAGCCTTACAAGTATGTGAGTGATGATGAAGATGACGATGGCAAAGActacgacgacgacgacgatgacGAGCGTGTTTCTGAGGCTGAAGATCAGGCTTTGCCTTTGCCTTCCATGGCTGAGTTCAAGCTGGACAAGAGGCTCTCTGTTGTGAAATCATTTAAGGCGCAGAATCATCCGCCGGATTTCGATCACAACCGCTGGCTATTCGAAACGAAGGGAACTTATGGCTATGGAAATGCTGTGTGGCCTAAAGATGGACATGGAGCTGGTTCAGCTTCGGAAATCCGTCCGGATTTCGGAGAGAAAGCCAGAAGGCCCTTGACACGAAAGGTTGGAGTATCTGCTGCCATTCTCAGTCCATACAG GTTGCTTATTCTGTTTCGTCTTGTTGCACTTGGATTGTTTCTAACATGGAGGATTAGACACCCGAACCGCGAAGCAATGTGGCTATGGGGAATGTCCATAACTTGTGAGCTATGGTTTGCATTCTCTTGGCTTCTTGATCAGCTCCCTAAGCTCTGTCCTGTAAACAGAGTAACTGATCTCTCTGTCCTGAAAGAGCGCTTTGAGTCACCGAACCTTCGCAATCCTAAGGGGAGGTCTGATCTACCTGGAATTGACGTTTTTGTTTCCACGGCAGACCCTGAGAAGGAGCCTCCTCTTGTCACAGCAAACACCATTCTCTCCATCCTAGCCGTTGATTATCCAGTGGAAAAGATTGCTTGCTACTTGTCTGATGATGGTGGAGCTCTGTTGACATTTGAAGCTCTCGCCGAGACTGCTAGCTTTGCTAGAATTTGGGTTCCTTTCTGCAGAAAACACAGTATAGAGCCTAGAAATCCCGAAGCATATTTTGGGCAAAAGCGCGATTTTCTCAAGAACAAAGTTAGATTGGACTTTGTGAGGGAGAGGAGAAGAGTGAAAAGAGAGTATGATGAATTCAAAGTGAGAATAAACTCCTTGCCAGAGTCAATAAGGAGGAGATCAGATGCTTACAATGCTCATGAGGAGCTAAGAGCAAAGAAGAAACAATCCGAAGCCGGTATCACTGCTTCCGAACCTATCAAGGTTCCTAAGGCAACATGGATGTCCGATGGTGCTTATTGGCCTGGAACTTGGGCTTCAGCAGAACCAGACCACTCCAGAGGGGATCATGAAGGCATAATCCAG GCAATGTTAGCTCCTCCAAATGCAGAAGAAGAATTTGGATCAGAAGCAGATGCGGAGAATTTGATTGACACAACAGGCGTAGACATTCGATTGCCAATGCTTGTGTATGTGTCAAGAGAGAAGAGGCCTGGATATGATCACAACAAGAAAGCGGGAGCGATGAACGCACTGGTTCGAACAAGCGCAATCATGTCGAATGGACCATTCATTCTGAATCTTGACTGTGATCACTACATCTACAACTCCCTGGCTCTCAGGGAAGGCATGTGTTTTATGCTCGACAGAGGAGGTGATAGGATATGCTATGTTCAATTCCCTCAAAGATTTGAAGGCATTGATCCGAGTGACCGATATGCGAACCACAACACGGTGTTCTTTGATGTGAGCATGAGAGCTCTTGATGGATTACAAGGACCAATGTATGTGGGAACTGGCTGCATATTCAGAAGAACAGCACTTTATGGTTTTAGTCCTCCAAGAGCTACAGAACATCATGGATGGTTTGGAAGGAGGAAAATTAAGCTGTTTCTGAGAAAGCCAAAGAAGTCcaagaaggaagaggatgaagttGCTGTGGCGATCAATGATGATGACGCTGATATTGAGACATTGCTTCTTCCAAAGAGATTTGGCAACTCTACTTCTCTGGCGGCATCCATCCCTGTTGCAGAATATCAGGGAAGGTTGCTTCAAGATTTGCAAGGAAAGGGAACACATGGAAGGCCAGCAGGCTCTCTCGCCGTGCCTCGCGAGCCCTTGGATGCTGCTACGGTTGCAGAGGCAATTAGTGTCATATCTTGCTTCTATGAGGACAAAACTGAATGGGGGAAGCGAGTT GGGTGGATATATGGTTCTGTTACAGAAGATGTAGTAACTGGTTACAGAATGCACAATAGAGGGTGGAGATCAGTGTATTGTGTCACCAAGAGGGATGCTTTTCGAGGAACAGCTCCGATCAACTTGACAGATAGGCTCCACCAAGTTCTCCGCTGGGCGACCGGATCGGTGGAGATCTTCTTCTCAAAGAACAATGCAATGCTGGCAAGTCCTAGAATGAAGTTCTTGCAAAGAGTGGCATACTTCAATGTTGGAATGTACCCTTTCACCTCAATGTTTCTGATTGTGTATTGCTTCCTGCCTGCAATTTCTCTCTTCACTGGAAAGTTCATAGTGCAATCCTTAAGTGCAACATTCTTAGTCTTCTTGCTTGGCATCACAATCACACTCTGCTTGCTTGCACTCCTTGAGATCAAGTGGTCAGGGATCACTCTTCACGACTGGTGGCGAAATGAGCAGTTCTGGTTGATCGGTGGAACCAGCGCCCACCCTGCCGCCGTGCTCCAAGGCTTGTTGAAAGTCATAGCCGGAGTGGACATATCATTCACCCTCACTTCAAAATCAGCCACCCCGGAAGACGGAGACGACGAATTCGCAGACCTTTACGTGGTGAAATGGAGCTTCCTAATGGTTCCTCCGATCACAATCATGATGGTGAACATGATTGCTATTGCTGTGGGAGTAGCCAGAACTATCTACAGTCCATTTCCACAATGGAGCAAGCTGGTTGGAGGTGTGTTCTTCAGTTTCTGGGTTCTCTGCCATCTCTTCCCCTTTGCAAAGGGACTCATGGGAAGAAGAGGGAAGGTTCCAACCATTGTTTATGTTTGGTCTGGATTACTCTCTATTATCATATCATTGCTTTGGGTGTACATAAGCCCACCTTCAGGAGCAGCACAAAATTACATGAATTTCCAGTTCCCTTAG